Proteins from a genomic interval of Lolium perenne isolate Kyuss_39 chromosome 1, Kyuss_2.0, whole genome shotgun sequence:
- the LOC127309425 gene encoding protein SWOLLEN 1 isoform X3 → MDYDDTDFQSRSFQLAGEDSSKSPSSLRPFALPKLDIDDQLQGHLRFDNLTDSEGFFSVGGHDNSWIDVLSTGSAVDFSSSAAESCSISRTNYVWSDATSTECVEMLLKSVGENEMTGNMDGSAHRQPSGMDSQIDPSKTQPKSSNSPPDSTVGPAVNDQSQGAHSEEPSANQPQFVDVARSSMDEKAERTAGSTLSGRTSSYMLDSIPEKRIASENLSSASKSVPESRPAVGNYFEVVHDGASLDNLNVHSAGVDSRTLKSEPFSELAPIQSIYSTGSYRFDQDNHMHANKLGGGVHELQKLTESSDGLLEAITNPVKMLQRSDGTSKSVSASLQPSFSQVEHAAEVLESSVDTSSKLAIEKFGIGEEPSSAKSSQYHPDFKDSSPHPVTPLSTKSSELIQSPNGEQLAHVTEVTKSDGVDDTDINVSKHGPEQHQEPANLKNVVIADTNMSTGDDSKHGVLEQRQDSADNLNSVAMEEKTIMEEISAISEKSEYSVQSSDDGNDRDLTGTSKDGFNLSGNAAPDNISAGLIHKKNLNISSVNQEGPVKEDHTPALEDESGNQHLVSPNSGSQEKNMAPLSILSSNIVSTTVADTHNATMDKLDCSGGVPSDRSPAGVLDENTLTVSSIDHVESFEEGANSSEVGGHNVTSVPGSWGKKPAMSGNSNVNAVSSSQTDPAAKKTQFNEQTSLGSLTTRQTQDKSGDHPDAQKQKCQADRPSAHSDHQEVSYPQNCQIDGPSVQPEHRGNLSTPPSSISSDKAAKAIIETPLNEKDDMSVHIKDIDGSCNDSTCGSPTVISCTEPCLQEGRQEGSAVISHTLTEQSDDKKDPVASADASQSSKECSAKNIQPTLSSEANTAGDDRSFSFEVGDPPKVSENAHCPAWSPFPISKSAQNTKATTENSKPGSPGNAPRQNTEESKKTSVLETGKEKQSGTKVVQSGGVLSVSSHTGDSTKTKSATLEQEQPQQHSTSASSAVAHQPFTDLQHVQLRAQIFVYGALIQGIPPAEAYMVSAFGESVGDGNCAWEAVWRAAVERFQNQKSPLAGLETPTSSHIGNRVAEKASKGTAGKTEPDGRKGGKIVLPAYTAVPLHSPTFSMSPLASSALNLQRSSHLDFSQAVSPVFTYNSQTRQPTSAATSWFPQGPRAAPWLVPPQNLIFDSSMQPTATSGESAKGPCKNISISEATPLAVVHEEKQKAPASTKRNRGGAASQKPRKRKKASESPEQQPDIASSQLKTDLASVTPATKHVPGFTLSTPSPSNVLGSGLIPNASLITSVPNYLGGKSVDRRIIFSEQISGAVEQCMDQDKCASMYSMEALRVSEGVWSQLSTNSMGKLPADVEQKLTSAAAAASAAVSVAKVAAEAAKMATTAALQAKMMAEEALGSSKYFNSVQKRDAGEVDVNNNLSSMLSFTPKSSWKTKDSTHAPGSTISVAREVARKRVEEASAAAKRAENLDAILKAAELAAEAVFKAGSIIGMGEPLPFTLGELLEAGPDGYWKSDRVKNKKAENTIDNVVIEELELPSGINKSGRKRGNKSKYDQKLEPSSSVKELQPDGMHSGNGVEENPSAAPFNVITNDTAPSIIWNGIGKESLVEVLADVGGSGAAWFSAKVLDINEHSAFISYEVHSGGPGLCKEWVSLKQEGEKAPQIRLAHPATMSKLKGTRKRHRDTAGNYSWAIGDHVDAWIKNSWREGIISQNCESGETKFVVQFPVGDSVVVDAWTLRPSLVWKDGEWTEWSRARDRKDKSYKGDSPYEKRQRTAVNDHVPIVGEAQGPSKDKMPIIGEAQGPYKDKITNAGTKLREPKPLSLSDRDMIFNIGKSAAEDKTTRRPGLQKEGSKVFGVPKPGKMKKFMDVSKQISEGSTSTRFPKQSVAQLRRPRESTLKLDQRAKRVGDMRPRGLKSAKSQNVPGSSAVESSFAFAANAASSSNLVNPTVNLITEDASVPTPSVPSTKKKPATMDRAKRKYVPSMDNNLNRKTSEIPAQASSDSAEPRRSNRKIQPTSRLLEGMQSSLILSKVTGEKVPRTNFRSATSASRGRAHG, encoded by the exons ATGGATTATGATGATACGGATTTCCAGAGCCGAAGTTTCCAGCTAGCCGGCGAGGACAGCAGTAAATCCCCGTCAAGTCTGCGGCCATTCGCACTGCCGAAGCTTGACATCGACGACCAGCTGCAGGGCCATCTCAGGTTCGACAACTTGACGGATTCCGAGGGCTTTTTCAGCGTGGGAGGGCACGATAACAGCTGGATCGACGTGCTGTCCACCGGGAGCGCTGTTGATTTCAGCTCTAGCGCGGCTGAGTCCTGCTCCATATCCAGGACCAACTATGTCTGGTCGGACGCGACGTCCACTGAGTGCGTGGAGATGTTGCTGAAGTCGGTCGGGGAAAATGAGATGACGGGTAACATGGATGGTAGTGCACATCGGCAGCCAAGTGGTATGGATAGTCAGATCGATCCATCCAAGACGCAACCTAAGTCAAGCAACTCCCCACCAGATAGCACTGTAGGGCCAGCCGTAAATGACCAGTCTCAGGGTGCTCATTCAGAAGAACCTTCGGCGAATCAACCTCAATTTGTAGATGTTGCACGGTCCTCGATGGATGAGAAAGCTGAACGTACTGCAGGTTCAACTTTATCAGGTAGGACGTCAAGCTATATGCTGGACTCTATTCCTGAGAAGCGCATTGCGAGCGAGAACTTGTCTTCTGCTTCCAAAAGCGTACCAGAAAGCCGTCCAGCTGTTGGCAATTACTTTGAGGTGGTTCATGATGGTGCTTCTTTGGACAATCTCAACGTACACTCAGCTGGAGTAGATTCCAGGACGCTCAAAAGCGAGCCCTTCTCTGAGTTAGCTCCAATTCAGAGCATATACTCTACTGGTTCATATCGCTTCGACCAAGACAACCATATGCATGCGAATAAACTTGGTGGAGGAGTGCatgaattgcaaaaattgacagAAAGTTCGGACGGGTTATTGGAGGCCATCACCAATCCAGTTAAGATGCTGCAAAGGAGTGATGGCACTAGCAAGAGTGTCAGTGCCTCGCTTCAACCATCTTTTTCACAAGTGGAACATGCAGCAGAAGTCCTTGAAAGTTCAGTTGACACCAGCAGCAAGCTTGCCATTGAGAAGTTTGGTATTGGCGAAGAACCCAGTTCTGCTAAATCTAGTCAGTACCATCCAGATTTCAAAGATTCTAGTCCTCATCCAGTTACTCCCCTGTCAACCAAAAGTAGTGAGTTGATTCAGTCTCCTAATGGAGAACAGCTTGCTCATGTCACTGAAGTTACAAAAAGTGATGGGGTGGATGATACAGATATTAACGTCTCAAAGCATGGACctgagcagcatcaagaacctGCCAATCTAAAAAATGTTGTTATAGCTGATACAAATATGAGCACTGGTGACGACTCAAAACATGGAGTGCTAGAGCAGCGTCAAGATTCTGCTGATAATCTAAACAGTGTTGCTATGGAAGAAAAAACAATTATGGAGGAAATCTCAGCTATTTCAGAGAAGTCTGAATACTCGGTACAATCTAGTGATGATGGAAATGATAGAGATCTTACTGGTACATCAAAAGATGGGTTTAACTTGTCGGGCAACGCAGCACCTGACAATATTTCAGCTGGTTTAATTCACAAAAAGAATCTAAACATTTCATCAGTAAATCAGGAGGGGCCAGTGAAGGAAGATCATACGCCTGCTTTAGAAGATGAGTCTGGGAACCAGCATTTGGTATCACCTAACTCTGGGTCTCAAGAGAAAAATATGGCACCATTGAGCATTTTAAGCAGCAATATCGTTTCTACCACTGTTGCTGATACACACAATGCAACAATGGATAAACTTGACTGTTCAGGAGGTGTTCCATCCGACCGTTCTCCTGCTGGTGTACTCGATGAAAATACTTTGACGGTCTCCTCAATAGATCACGTGGAGTCGTTTGAGGAAGGTGCTAATTCTTCAGAAGTTGGAGGCCACAATGTAACATCTGTTCCTGGGTCATGGGGAAAGAAGCCAGCAATGTCAGGGAACTCAAATGTCAATGCTGTTTCGAGCAGTCAAACTGATCCTGCTGCAAAAAAGACGCAATTCAACGAGCAGACTTCTTTGGGTAGTTTGACCACGAGACAGACTCAGGATAAATCAG GTGATCATCCAGATGCTCAGAAACAGAAATGCCAGGCCGACAGGCCTTCAGCACACTCGGACCACCAAGAAGTTTCTTATCCACAAAATTGCCAGATTGATGGACCTTCCGTACAACCTGAGCATCGCGGAAATTTGTCCACACCACCCTCGAGTATCTCATCTGACAAGGCTGCAAAAGCAATCATAGAAACTCCTTTAAATGAGAAGGATGATATGAGTGTGCATATAAAAG ATATCGATGGAAGCTGTAATGATTCTACATGTGGGTCCCCTACAGTGATTAGTTGCACTGAACCCTGTCTCCAGGAAGGTAGACAGGAGGGTAGTGCTGTGATTAGTCACACCCTAACTGAACAATCCGATGATAAAAAAGATCCTGTGGCCTCAGCTGATGCCTCCCAGAGCTCCAAAGAATGTTCTGCCAAAAATATACAACCTACTCTCAGTTCTGAGGCAAATACAGCAGGTGATGATAGAAGTTTCTCGTTTGAGGTTGGAGATCCACCAAAAGTATCTGAAAACGCTCATTGTCCTGCTTGGAGCCCTTTTCCCATATCTAAGTCTGCTCAAAATACCaag GCCACCACAGAAAACTCTAAACCTGGAAGCCCTGGAAATGCACCGAGGCAAAACACTGAAGAGAGTAAGAAAACATCTGTTCTGGAGACTGGCAAAGAGAAACAATCTGGGACAAAAGTAGTTCAAAGTGGTGGAGTGCTCTCTGTCAGCTCCCATACCGGTGATAGTACTAAAACTAAAAGTGCAACACTAGAGCAGGAGCAGCCACAACAGCATTCAACGTCTGCAAGCAGTG CTGTAGCACACCAACCTTTCACAGATTTACAACATGTGCAGCTACGTGCTCAGATATTTGTTTATGGAGCTCTTAT TCAAGGAATACCACCAGCAGAGGCCTACATGGTGtcagcttttggagagtctg TAGGTGATGGCAACTGTGCATGGGAGGCAGTTTGGCGGGCTGCTGTTGAGAGATTTCAGAATCAAAAATCACCTTTAGCTGGTTTGGAAACTCCTACAAGCTCACATATag GCAATCGCGTGGCTGAAAAAGCCAGTAAGGGTACAGCGGGCAAAACTGAACCAGATGGCAGAAAAGGTGGCAAAATTGTATTGCCGGCATATACTGCTGTACCGTTGCACTCACCAACTTTCAGTATGTCACCTCTTGCTAGTTCTGCGCTGAATCTACAACGAAGTTCCCATCTGGATTTTAGCCAGGCTGTATCACCAGTATTCACATATAACTCACAGACGAGGCAACCTACTTCTGCTGCTACATCGTGGTTTCCTCAGGGTCCACGTGCTGCACCTTGGCTAGTTCCACCACAAAATTTAATATTCGATTCATCAATGCAACCAACTGCCACTTCAGGTGAATCTGCAAAGGGACCTTGTAAAAACATATCCATTTCAGAAGCTACACCATTAGCAGTTGTACATGAAGAGAAACAGAAGGCACCGGCTAGTACTAAGCGTAACAGAGGTGGGGCTGCATCACAAAagccaagaaaaagaaagaaagcttCAGAAAGTCCAGAACAGCAACCTGACATTGCTTCCTCTCAACTCAAAACAGACCTTGCATCTGTTACTCCTGCCACTAAGCACGTACCAGGCTTCACCTTATCTACTCCTTCTCCAAGTAATGTTCTGGGCAGCGGGCTTATTCCTAATGCAAGTTTGATCACCTCTGTGCCTAACTACCTGGGTGGTAAGAGTGTTGACCGTAGAATAATCTTTTCAGAACAGATCAGTGGTGCAGTAGAGCAATGTATGGACCAAGACAAATGTGCAAGTATGTACTCTATGGAGGCACTTAGGGTCAGTGAAGGTGTATGGAGCCAATTATCCACAAACTCAATGGGGAAATTACCTGCAGACGTAGAACAAAAGCTTACttcagctgctgctgctgcttctgcTGCAGTTTCTGTTGCGAAGGTTGCTGCAGAAGCTGCTAAGATGGCGACAACAGCTGCATTGCAGGCGAAAATGATGGCAGAAGAAGCCCTTGGCTCTTCAAAATATTTTAATTCCGTGCAGAAGCGTGACGCTGGCGAAGTTGATGTCAATAACAATCTATCCAGTATGTTAAGTTTCACGCCCAAATCGTCTTGGAAAACAAAAGACAGCACTCATGCCCCAGGCTCCACCATTTCGGTGGCACGAGAGGTTGCTAGAAAGAGGGTTGAAGAGGCATCTGCAGCTGCAAAACGTGCAGAAAACTTAGATGCCATACTTAAAGCTGCAGAGCTTGCAGCAGAGGCTGTATTCAAAGCAGGAAGCATCATTGGAATGGGTGAGCCTCTGCCTTTTACTTTAGGTGAGCTATTGGAAGCTGGTCCTGATGGCTACTGGAAGTCCGATAGAGTGAAGAATAAAAAggctgagaacaccattgataacgtGGTAATAGAAGAATTGGAGCTGCCTTCTGGTATTAATAAATCTGGCAGAAAGCGTGGTAATAAATCTAAATATGACCAGAAATTGGAGCCATCTTCTAGTGTCAAAGAATTGCAGCCCGATGGGATGCACTCAG GAAATGGGGTTGAAGAAAATCCATCTGCTGCCCCATTCAATGTCATCACAAATGATACAGCACCAAGCATAATCTGGAATGGTATTGGAAAGGAATCTCTTGTTGAG GTTTTAGCTGATGTGGGCGGGTCTGGGGCGGCTTGGTTTTCTGCTAAAGTCCTTGATATAAACGAACATAGTGCGTTCATCAGCTATGAGGTCCACAGTGGAG GACCTGGTCTTTGCAAAGAATGGGTGTCACTGAAGCAGGAGGGGGAGAAGGCACCTCAAATACGCCTTGCCCATCCTGCTACTATGTCTAAATTAAAAGGTACTCGAAAGCGCCACAGGGACACCGCAGGAAATTATTCTTGGGCTATTGGTGATCACGTGGATGCATGGATCAAAAATAG TTGGCGAGAGGGTATTATTTCTCAGAACTGCGAATCTGGTGAAACAAAGTTTGTTGTGCAATTTCCAG TTGGTGATTCTGTAGTCGTTGATGCTTGGACTCTTCGTCCATCACTTGTTTGGAAGGATGGCGAATGGACAGAGTGGTCCCGTGCACGAGATAGGAAAGACAAATCTTATAAG GGTGATTCTCCTTATGAAAAACGCCAACGGACAGCAGTGAATGACCATGTGCCTATCGTTGGAGAGGCACAAGGCCCTTCGAAAGACAAGATGCCCATCATTGGAGAAGCACAGGGCCCTTATAAAGACAAGATCACTAACGCCGGAACAAAGCTAAGGGAGCCAAAACCACTGTCTTTATCTGATAGGGACATGATTTTCAACATCGGAAAAAGTGCAGCTGAGGATAAAACTACCAGGCGGCCTGGACTGCAAAAGGAAGGCTCAAAGGTCTTCGGTGTCCCAAAACCTggaaagatgaagaagttcatgGATGTAAGCAAACAGATTTCTGAGGGTAGTACATCAACAAGATTTCCAAAACAATCAGTAGCACAACTGCGAAGACCACGGGAAAGTACCCTAAAACTCGACCAGAGAGCAAAGAGGGTAGGTGACATGCGACCCAGAGGGCTCAAATCTGCGAAGTCTCAGAATGTCCCAGGCTCTAGTGCTGTTGAAAGCAGTTTTGCTTTTGCGGCTAACGCGGCAAGCTCTTCCAACCTTGTCAACCCTACTGTCAACCTTATAACTGAAGATGCTTCTGTTCCTACACCAAGTGTCCCTAgtaccaagaagaagccagccactATGGATCGAGCAAAAAGGAAATATGTTCCTTCTATGGATAATAACTTGAACAGgaaaacatctgaaattccagCCCAGGCTAGCTCTGACTCTGCTGAACCCCGACGGTCGAACCGCAAAATTCAACCAACCTCACGG TTGCTTGAGGGCATGCAGAGTTCCCTTATACTCTCCAAAGTTACTGGCGAAAAAGTCCCTAGGACTAATTTCAGGAGTGCTACTTCTGCCTCAAGAG GGAGAGCTCATGGCTAA